In Miscanthus floridulus cultivar M001 chromosome 5, ASM1932011v1, whole genome shotgun sequence, one genomic interval encodes:
- the LOC136450071 gene encoding probable protein phosphatase 2C 6 isoform X2 codes for MEDVVAVVAPLAAPPTPAFSLIAAAAADPIAAAVVGAMEGISVPPVRTASAVDDDALAPEGEGGDASVAGSPCSLASDCSSVASADFEGVGLGFFGTAEGGPMVFEDSAASAATVEAEARVAAGGRSVFAVDCVPLWGYTSICGRRPEMEDAVAIEPRFFDVPLWMLTGNAVVDGLDPMTFRLPAHFFGVYDGHGGAQVANYCRERLHVALLEQLSRIEETVCAANLGDMEFKKQWEKAFVDSLARVDDEVGGKAIRGGGGEACTSNAAVALTPEPVAPETVGSTAVVSVISSSHIIISNCGDSRAVLCRGKQPVPLSVDHKPNREDEYARIEAEGGKVIQWNGYRVFGVLAMSRSIGPGFESQSPRIAQARVRLATDTLPQTPHRVGALCTG; via the exons ATGGAGGACGTCGTAGCGGTCGTGgcgccgctcgccgcgccgccgacGCCGGCGTTTTCGCTGATCGCCGCGGCGGCCGCGGACCCGATCGCCGCGGCGGTCGTGGGAGCCATGGAGGGGATCTCCGTGCCCCCGGTCAGGACGGCGTCGGCGGTGGACGACGACGCGCTGGCGCCGGAAGGGGAAGGGGGAGACGCGTCTGTGGCCGGGAGCCCGTGCTCGTTGGCCAGCGACTGCAGCAGCGTGGCCAGCGCTGACTTCGAGGGGGTTGGGCTGGGTTTCTTCGGCACGGCGGAGGGTGGCCCCATGGTGTTCGAGGACTCGGCCGCGTCCGCGGCCAcggtcgaggcggaggccagGGTCGCGGCTGGTGGGAGGAGTGTCTTCGCCGTGGACTGCGTGCCACTGTGGGGCTACACCTCCATATGCGGCCGACGGCCGGAGATGGAGGATGCCGTTGCTATAGAGCCGCGATTCTTTGACGTGCCACTCTGGATGCTCACTGGCAATGCGGTGGTCGATGGTCTCGATCCCATGACGTTCCGCTTACCTGCACATTTCTTTGGTGTCTATGACGGACACGGTGGTGCACAG GTAGCAAATTACTGTCGGGAACGCCTCCATGTGGCCCTACTGGAGCAGCTGAGCAGGATAGAGGAGACCGTGTGTGCTGCTAACTTGGGAGACATGGAGTTCAAGAAACAGTGGGAAAAGGCCTTTGTGGATTCTTTGGCTAGAGTGGATGACGAGGTTGGGGGCAAGGCGATCAGGGGAGGTGGTGGCGAAGCATGCACAAGTAATGCTGCTGTGGCGCTCACGCCAGAACCTGTGGCACCTGAGACCGTGGGTTCAACGGCGGTCGTCTCTGTCATCTCCTCCTCGCATATCATTATCTCCAATTGTGGAGATTCACGGGCAGTGCTCTGCCGTGGCAAGCAGCCCGTGCCTCTGTCGGTGGATCATAAA CCTAACAGGGAGGATGAGTATGCAAGGATTGAGGCAGAAGGTGGCAAGGTCATACAATGGAATGGTTATCGAGTTTTCGGTGTTCTTGCAATGTCGCGATCAATTG gtcccgggttcgagtcacagtctcctcgcattgcacaggcgagggtaaggcttgccactgacacccttccccagaccccgcacagagtgggagctctctgcactgg GTGA
- the LOC136450071 gene encoding probable protein phosphatase 2C 6 isoform X3, with amino-acid sequence MEDVVAVVAPLAAPPTPAFSLIAAAAADPIAAAVVGAMEGISVPPVRTASAVDDDALAPEGEGGDASVAGSPCSLASDCSSVASADFEGVGLGFFGTAEGGPMVFEDSAASAATVEAEARVAAGGRSVFAVDCVPLWGYTSICGRRPEMEDAVAIEPRFFDVPLWMLTGNAVVDGLDPMTFRLPAHFFGVYDGHGGAQVANYCRERLHVALLEQLSRIEETVCAANLGDMEFKKQWEKAFVDSLARVDDEVGGKAIRGGGGEACTSNAAVALTPEPVAPETVGSTAVVSVISSSHIIISNCGDSRAVLCRGKQPVPLSVDHKPNREDEYARIEAEGGKVIQWNGYRVFGVLAMSRSIVSIGQERSGSYNS; translated from the exons ATGGAGGACGTCGTAGCGGTCGTGgcgccgctcgccgcgccgccgacGCCGGCGTTTTCGCTGATCGCCGCGGCGGCCGCGGACCCGATCGCCGCGGCGGTCGTGGGAGCCATGGAGGGGATCTCCGTGCCCCCGGTCAGGACGGCGTCGGCGGTGGACGACGACGCGCTGGCGCCGGAAGGGGAAGGGGGAGACGCGTCTGTGGCCGGGAGCCCGTGCTCGTTGGCCAGCGACTGCAGCAGCGTGGCCAGCGCTGACTTCGAGGGGGTTGGGCTGGGTTTCTTCGGCACGGCGGAGGGTGGCCCCATGGTGTTCGAGGACTCGGCCGCGTCCGCGGCCAcggtcgaggcggaggccagGGTCGCGGCTGGTGGGAGGAGTGTCTTCGCCGTGGACTGCGTGCCACTGTGGGGCTACACCTCCATATGCGGCCGACGGCCGGAGATGGAGGATGCCGTTGCTATAGAGCCGCGATTCTTTGACGTGCCACTCTGGATGCTCACTGGCAATGCGGTGGTCGATGGTCTCGATCCCATGACGTTCCGCTTACCTGCACATTTCTTTGGTGTCTATGACGGACACGGTGGTGCACAG GTAGCAAATTACTGTCGGGAACGCCTCCATGTGGCCCTACTGGAGCAGCTGAGCAGGATAGAGGAGACCGTGTGTGCTGCTAACTTGGGAGACATGGAGTTCAAGAAACAGTGGGAAAAGGCCTTTGTGGATTCTTTGGCTAGAGTGGATGACGAGGTTGGGGGCAAGGCGATCAGGGGAGGTGGTGGCGAAGCATGCACAAGTAATGCTGCTGTGGCGCTCACGCCAGAACCTGTGGCACCTGAGACCGTGGGTTCAACGGCGGTCGTCTCTGTCATCTCCTCCTCGCATATCATTATCTCCAATTGTGGAGATTCACGGGCAGTGCTCTGCCGTGGCAAGCAGCCCGTGCCTCTGTCGGTGGATCATAAA CCTAACAGGGAGGATGAGTATGCAAGGATTGAGGCAGAAGGTGGCAAGGTCATACAATGGAATGGTTATCGAGTTTTCGGTGTTCTTGCAATGTCGCGATCAATTG TTTCTATTGGCCAAGAAAGGTCAGGGTCCTACAACAGTTAA
- the LOC136450071 gene encoding probable protein phosphatase 2C 6 isoform X4, protein MEDVVAVVAPLAAPPTPAFSLIAAAAADPIAAAVVGAMEGISVPPVRTASAVDDDALAPEGEGGDASVAGSPCSLASDCSSVASADFEGVGLGFFGTAEGGPMVFEDSAASAATVEAEARVAAGGRSVFAVDCVPLWGYTSICGRRPEMEDAVAIEPRFFDVPLWMLTGNAVVDGLDPMTFRLPAHFFGVYDGHGGAQVANYCRERLHVALLEQLSRIEETVCAANLGDMEFKKQWEKAFVDSLARVDDEVGGKAIRGGGGEACTSNAAVALTPEPVAPETVGSTAVVSVISSSHIIISNCGDSRAVLCRGKQPVPLSVDHKPNREDEYARIEAEGGKVIQWNGYRVFGVLAMSRSIVSGPQQHNSMH, encoded by the exons ATGGAGGACGTCGTAGCGGTCGTGgcgccgctcgccgcgccgccgacGCCGGCGTTTTCGCTGATCGCCGCGGCGGCCGCGGACCCGATCGCCGCGGCGGTCGTGGGAGCCATGGAGGGGATCTCCGTGCCCCCGGTCAGGACGGCGTCGGCGGTGGACGACGACGCGCTGGCGCCGGAAGGGGAAGGGGGAGACGCGTCTGTGGCCGGGAGCCCGTGCTCGTTGGCCAGCGACTGCAGCAGCGTGGCCAGCGCTGACTTCGAGGGGGTTGGGCTGGGTTTCTTCGGCACGGCGGAGGGTGGCCCCATGGTGTTCGAGGACTCGGCCGCGTCCGCGGCCAcggtcgaggcggaggccagGGTCGCGGCTGGTGGGAGGAGTGTCTTCGCCGTGGACTGCGTGCCACTGTGGGGCTACACCTCCATATGCGGCCGACGGCCGGAGATGGAGGATGCCGTTGCTATAGAGCCGCGATTCTTTGACGTGCCACTCTGGATGCTCACTGGCAATGCGGTGGTCGATGGTCTCGATCCCATGACGTTCCGCTTACCTGCACATTTCTTTGGTGTCTATGACGGACACGGTGGTGCACAG GTAGCAAATTACTGTCGGGAACGCCTCCATGTGGCCCTACTGGAGCAGCTGAGCAGGATAGAGGAGACCGTGTGTGCTGCTAACTTGGGAGACATGGAGTTCAAGAAACAGTGGGAAAAGGCCTTTGTGGATTCTTTGGCTAGAGTGGATGACGAGGTTGGGGGCAAGGCGATCAGGGGAGGTGGTGGCGAAGCATGCACAAGTAATGCTGCTGTGGCGCTCACGCCAGAACCTGTGGCACCTGAGACCGTGGGTTCAACGGCGGTCGTCTCTGTCATCTCCTCCTCGCATATCATTATCTCCAATTGTGGAGATTCACGGGCAGTGCTCTGCCGTGGCAAGCAGCCCGTGCCTCTGTCGGTGGATCATAAA CCTAACAGGGAGGATGAGTATGCAAGGATTGAGGCAGAAGGTGGCAAGGTCATACAATGGAATGGTTATCGAGTTTTCGGTGTTCTTGCAATGTCGCGATCAATTG TTTCTGGTCCACAACAGCACAATAGTATGCACTGA
- the LOC136450071 gene encoding probable protein phosphatase 2C 6 isoform X1: protein MEDVVAVVAPLAAPPTPAFSLIAAAAADPIAAAVVGAMEGISVPPVRTASAVDDDALAPEGEGGDASVAGSPCSLASDCSSVASADFEGVGLGFFGTAEGGPMVFEDSAASAATVEAEARVAAGGRSVFAVDCVPLWGYTSICGRRPEMEDAVAIEPRFFDVPLWMLTGNAVVDGLDPMTFRLPAHFFGVYDGHGGAQVANYCRERLHVALLEQLSRIEETVCAANLGDMEFKKQWEKAFVDSLARVDDEVGGKAIRGGGGEACTSNAAVALTPEPVAPETVGSTAVVSVISSSHIIISNCGDSRAVLCRGKQPVPLSVDHKPNREDEYARIEAEGGKVIQWNGYRVFGVLAMSRSIGDRYLKPWIIPVPEVTIVPRAKDDECLILASDGLWDVMSNEEVCEVARKRILLWHKKNGTSSSSAPRVGDSADPAAQAAAECLSKLALQKGSKDNITVVVVDLKAQRKFKSKT from the exons ATGGAGGACGTCGTAGCGGTCGTGgcgccgctcgccgcgccgccgacGCCGGCGTTTTCGCTGATCGCCGCGGCGGCCGCGGACCCGATCGCCGCGGCGGTCGTGGGAGCCATGGAGGGGATCTCCGTGCCCCCGGTCAGGACGGCGTCGGCGGTGGACGACGACGCGCTGGCGCCGGAAGGGGAAGGGGGAGACGCGTCTGTGGCCGGGAGCCCGTGCTCGTTGGCCAGCGACTGCAGCAGCGTGGCCAGCGCTGACTTCGAGGGGGTTGGGCTGGGTTTCTTCGGCACGGCGGAGGGTGGCCCCATGGTGTTCGAGGACTCGGCCGCGTCCGCGGCCAcggtcgaggcggaggccagGGTCGCGGCTGGTGGGAGGAGTGTCTTCGCCGTGGACTGCGTGCCACTGTGGGGCTACACCTCCATATGCGGCCGACGGCCGGAGATGGAGGATGCCGTTGCTATAGAGCCGCGATTCTTTGACGTGCCACTCTGGATGCTCACTGGCAATGCGGTGGTCGATGGTCTCGATCCCATGACGTTCCGCTTACCTGCACATTTCTTTGGTGTCTATGACGGACACGGTGGTGCACAG GTAGCAAATTACTGTCGGGAACGCCTCCATGTGGCCCTACTGGAGCAGCTGAGCAGGATAGAGGAGACCGTGTGTGCTGCTAACTTGGGAGACATGGAGTTCAAGAAACAGTGGGAAAAGGCCTTTGTGGATTCTTTGGCTAGAGTGGATGACGAGGTTGGGGGCAAGGCGATCAGGGGAGGTGGTGGCGAAGCATGCACAAGTAATGCTGCTGTGGCGCTCACGCCAGAACCTGTGGCACCTGAGACCGTGGGTTCAACGGCGGTCGTCTCTGTCATCTCCTCCTCGCATATCATTATCTCCAATTGTGGAGATTCACGGGCAGTGCTCTGCCGTGGCAAGCAGCCCGTGCCTCTGTCGGTGGATCATAAA CCTAACAGGGAGGATGAGTATGCAAGGATTGAGGCAGAAGGTGGCAAGGTCATACAATGGAATGGTTATCGAGTTTTCGGTGTTCTTGCAATGTCGCGATCAATTG GTGACAGATATCTGAAGCCATGGATAATTCCAGTCCCAGAGGTAACAATAGTTCCACGGGCTAAGGATGATGAGTGCCTTATTCTTGCCAGTGACGGCCTCTGGGACGTAATGTCAAATGAAGAGGTATGCGAAGTTGCTCGCAAGCGGATACTTCTGTGGCACAAAAAGAATGGCACAAGCTCATCATCAGCCCCACGGGTTGGTGATTCCGCAGACCCAGCTGCTCAAGCGGCTGCTGAATGTTTGTCAAAGCTTGCCCTTCAGAAGGGGAGCAAAGACAACATCACTGTCGTTGTAGTTGACCTGAAAGCACAGCGCAAGTTCAAGAGCAAAACCTAA